From the Ruania alkalisoli genome, one window contains:
- a CDS encoding WXG100 family type VII secretion target, producing MSDFGATYDEMESTADKLDDGKDSIDTALEECQGYVDELVEDGFKTEKASGKFKDGYDEMTSGLKDASEGVSEMAQALRDMAQSIRDLDDQLAGG from the coding sequence ATGAGCGACTTCGGTGCAACGTACGACGAGATGGAGTCCACTGCTGACAAGCTGGACGACGGCAAGGACAGCATCGACACCGCGCTGGAGGAGTGCCAGGGGTACGTCGACGAGCTCGTCGAGGACGGGTTCAAGACCGAGAAGGCGTCCGGCAAGTTCAAGGACGGCTACGACGAGATGACCTCGGGCCTCAAGGATGCCTCCGAGGGAGTCAGCGAGATGGCGCAGGCGCTGCGGGACATGGCGCAGTCCATCCGCGATCTGGACGACCAGCTCGCCGGCGGCTGA
- a CDS encoding flagellar protein FlgN encodes MADIYISLDELREMSTQLGDIVEEFENATSNSEALEAAIGYPFGEGKLRSEAREFEERWDDKRNDLKEALAKVQEHVDGVIEGVEEWETETALALEPEE; translated from the coding sequence GTGGCTGACATCTACATCTCGCTGGACGAGCTGCGGGAGATGAGTACTCAACTCGGCGACATCGTCGAGGAGTTCGAGAACGCCACCAGCAATTCGGAGGCGTTGGAAGCCGCGATCGGCTACCCCTTCGGTGAGGGCAAACTGCGATCTGAGGCTCGCGAGTTCGAGGAGCGCTGGGACGACAAGCGCAACGATCTCAAGGAAGCTCTTGCAAAGGTCCAGGAGCACGTCGACGGCGTGATCGAAGGGGTCGAGGAATGGGAAACCGAGACCGCGCTTGCCCTCGAGCCGGAGGAGTGA
- a CDS encoding FtsK/SpoIIIE domain-containing protein → MLHREGLAPADIVVTADSTATAADVARYIADSDPARSIIAGEHDVLTLAVAPPTADRLEPLQPDVPIGEASIGSGFAASVLNLGARSAQSTPAGARSVGVLRATDGPLRGQEFPLSMGHTSIGRDPSNGIVLADPMVSKRHARIEVGGYVELVDLNSANGVLVDGELVQRVRLVPGKPFVIGGTTLVLYLASDFDGTGEDPVLERGGGLLFNRSPRVEVRYPGTEFPPPRLPTEAVQKLFPWVMLVAPVIMALSIYFITDRPRALLLVVMTPLMALGNFVNQRNQTGNKRNHELMLFERQFEELEENFYRAKPEEERARNEEVPPVAEVFEHAMRLGPLLWTRRPEHWNFLALRLGISRAPSRNSIADRDSQDGLPEYIERLDRLKERYRYVDGVPVMDTLRDLGSIGVSGPTGPASDAMRGLAVQIFGLHAPNEVVSVAFTDAEWAGELEWIKWLPHTTSETSPFKSLPLADSAPAANALLNSLEEYVLRGGSRPDPRGPFAERWTPMNYGRDVSRAAEQMKRPHPINVVVFVTNDAPVDRARLVQVLERGADVGVHAVFVSPTVESLPAVCRGYLDVTAGLEEVTVGLVRSGEAYQGVSIEGVSNAYMHTFAKRLAPVVDASTVVHDSSDIPNSVMFLSLVGHEVAREPQAVVDRWRQNNTIVDRSDTPRPRLKKAGNLRAIIGQGASDAMTLDLRTQGPHALVGGTTGAGKSEFLQAWVLGIASAHSPDRVTFLFVDYKGGSAFADCVELPHCVGLVTDLSQHLVRRALTSLRAELHYREHLFNRKKAKDLLELEKRQDPECPPALVLVIDEFAALAGEVPEFVDGVVDIAQRGRSLGIHLIMATQRPAGVIKDNLRANTNLRVALRMADEADSKDVVDDPVAATFPPSIPGRGIAKTGPGRLVPFQSAYAGGWTTENEVVSAEVRVAELRFGSTTEWEPERPPESDSHDEDLGPNDQRCVVNTLIRAADLANLPIPRRPWLDDLAPVVDVRDLPAEGDGRVLLGLADLPAHQRQDPVYFAPDRDGSLLIFGTSGAGKSTVLKTIATAAGMRPDLGSTQVYGLDFASGALGVLERLPHVGSIIDGDDGERLQRLLRTLDSELSRRSDAFSAANAANLSEYRDLVDPSMPRIILLIDNFPEFKKEWEISSARAPFYRMFMRILGEGRPLGVHAVLTADRGGAVPTAVVSNISRRVILRLADPNQYFMLGAPKDVLDDQSPPGRAVVDKNEVQTAVLGGSTNVAEQTKVLDELAEQLRERGMPEAPQIRSLPRRLSIEDLPDRVDGLPVVGIADDTLSPRGFDPIGSFTITGPPQSGKTNALRAFVTAVERFDPDVKLFHFGSRRAQLTEFRDWVRSATRPDDEKELATELTEILADESVPGRIMIVVEDVPHLADGPADRAVRAMLQALNNSDHLLVGEADVSRAGGGSGVLGEWKSPRQGIALKPDTYDGDTLFKVPFGRVKRTDFPDGRGIFVQAGRAVTMHLPLVDGDGRRREPLPDTERAVQGL, encoded by the coding sequence ATGCTGCACCGCGAGGGCCTGGCCCCGGCGGATATCGTGGTGACGGCCGACTCGACCGCCACCGCGGCCGACGTCGCTCGCTATATCGCCGACTCCGACCCGGCTCGTTCGATCATCGCCGGTGAGCACGATGTACTCACGCTGGCAGTGGCCCCACCGACGGCGGACCGACTCGAGCCGCTGCAGCCCGACGTGCCCATCGGGGAGGCCTCGATCGGTTCCGGCTTCGCCGCGTCGGTGCTCAACCTGGGCGCGCGATCTGCGCAGTCGACCCCGGCCGGCGCTCGCAGCGTCGGGGTGCTGCGAGCCACGGACGGCCCGTTGCGGGGCCAGGAGTTCCCGCTCTCGATGGGGCACACCTCCATCGGACGTGATCCCAGCAACGGGATCGTGCTCGCCGATCCGATGGTCTCCAAGCGGCACGCCCGGATCGAGGTTGGTGGTTACGTCGAGCTCGTCGACCTGAACTCGGCCAACGGTGTGCTGGTCGATGGTGAGCTCGTCCAGCGCGTGCGGCTGGTTCCCGGGAAGCCGTTCGTGATCGGCGGCACGACACTGGTGCTCTACCTGGCCAGCGACTTCGACGGCACCGGTGAGGACCCGGTGCTCGAGCGCGGCGGGGGGCTGCTGTTCAACCGGAGCCCGCGCGTGGAGGTCCGCTACCCGGGAACAGAGTTCCCGCCGCCGAGGCTGCCCACGGAGGCAGTGCAGAAGCTCTTCCCGTGGGTGATGCTGGTCGCGCCGGTGATCATGGCGCTGTCCATCTATTTCATCACCGACCGGCCGCGTGCACTCCTGCTGGTGGTCATGACCCCGCTGATGGCGTTGGGGAACTTCGTCAACCAGCGCAACCAGACCGGCAATAAGCGCAACCACGAACTGATGCTGTTCGAGCGGCAGTTCGAGGAGCTGGAGGAGAACTTCTACCGGGCCAAACCCGAGGAGGAGCGGGCGCGCAACGAGGAGGTGCCGCCGGTCGCCGAGGTCTTCGAGCACGCGATGCGCCTCGGCCCACTGCTGTGGACCAGGAGACCTGAGCACTGGAACTTCCTCGCCCTACGGCTGGGCATCAGCCGCGCTCCGTCGCGGAACTCGATCGCCGACCGTGACTCCCAGGATGGACTGCCCGAGTACATCGAACGCCTCGATCGTCTGAAGGAGCGCTACCGCTATGTCGATGGCGTTCCAGTGATGGACACCTTGCGCGATCTCGGTTCGATCGGTGTCTCAGGACCGACCGGGCCCGCCTCGGATGCGATGCGCGGGCTCGCCGTGCAGATCTTCGGACTGCACGCCCCGAACGAGGTCGTCTCCGTCGCTTTCACCGACGCGGAGTGGGCCGGAGAGCTGGAGTGGATCAAGTGGCTCCCGCACACCACCAGCGAGACGAGCCCGTTCAAGAGCCTCCCGCTCGCGGACTCGGCACCGGCGGCGAACGCCCTGCTGAACTCACTCGAGGAGTACGTCCTGCGGGGTGGGTCACGCCCGGACCCGCGGGGGCCGTTCGCGGAGCGGTGGACCCCGATGAACTATGGGCGCGACGTCAGCCGTGCTGCGGAGCAGATGAAGCGCCCGCATCCGATCAACGTGGTCGTCTTCGTCACCAACGACGCACCGGTGGACCGTGCGCGCCTGGTGCAGGTGCTCGAACGAGGGGCGGACGTGGGCGTCCACGCCGTGTTCGTCTCCCCGACCGTCGAATCGCTACCCGCTGTCTGCCGCGGCTACCTGGACGTGACCGCGGGACTCGAGGAGGTGACGGTCGGCCTGGTCCGCAGCGGTGAGGCCTACCAGGGGGTGAGTATCGAGGGGGTCTCGAATGCCTACATGCACACCTTTGCCAAGCGGCTCGCTCCGGTGGTGGACGCGAGCACCGTCGTCCACGACTCCTCCGACATCCCGAACTCGGTGATGTTCCTTTCCCTGGTGGGGCACGAGGTGGCCCGCGAGCCGCAGGCCGTGGTGGACCGGTGGCGCCAGAACAACACCATCGTGGATCGATCGGACACGCCCCGCCCGCGCCTGAAGAAGGCCGGAAATCTGCGCGCGATCATCGGTCAGGGTGCCAGCGACGCGATGACGCTGGACCTGCGTACCCAGGGGCCTCACGCTCTCGTCGGCGGGACCACCGGTGCCGGGAAGTCGGAGTTCCTGCAGGCCTGGGTGCTGGGAATCGCCTCCGCGCACAGTCCCGACCGGGTGACCTTCCTGTTCGTGGACTACAAGGGCGGGTCGGCGTTCGCCGATTGTGTGGAGCTGCCGCACTGCGTGGGATTGGTGACGGACCTGAGCCAGCACCTGGTGCGACGTGCTCTGACCAGCCTGCGGGCAGAACTGCACTACCGCGAGCACCTGTTCAACCGGAAGAAGGCCAAGGACCTGCTGGAGCTGGAGAAGCGGCAGGATCCGGAGTGCCCGCCGGCGCTGGTGCTCGTGATCGATGAGTTCGCAGCGCTCGCCGGGGAGGTTCCTGAGTTCGTCGACGGCGTCGTCGACATCGCCCAACGTGGCCGCTCGCTCGGAATCCACCTCATCATGGCCACGCAGCGCCCGGCCGGTGTGATCAAGGACAACCTGCGCGCCAACACCAACCTGCGGGTGGCCCTGCGAATGGCCGACGAGGCTGACTCCAAGGACGTCGTGGACGACCCCGTCGCGGCCACCTTCCCGCCCTCGATCCCCGGGCGAGGCATCGCCAAGACCGGCCCCGGGCGACTGGTGCCGTTCCAGTCCGCCTACGCCGGTGGCTGGACCACCGAGAATGAAGTGGTCTCCGCCGAGGTCCGGGTGGCCGAGCTGCGGTTCGGCTCCACGACCGAGTGGGAACCGGAGCGCCCCCCCGAGTCGGATTCCCACGACGAGGATCTCGGTCCCAACGATCAGCGGTGTGTGGTCAACACGCTCATCCGGGCTGCCGATCTTGCGAACCTGCCCATTCCTCGCCGCCCGTGGCTGGATGATCTTGCTCCTGTGGTCGACGTCCGCGATCTGCCCGCCGAGGGCGATGGCCGGGTGCTGCTCGGCCTGGCGGACCTGCCGGCACACCAGCGCCAGGACCCGGTCTACTTCGCACCGGACCGGGACGGTTCACTGCTGATCTTCGGAACCTCCGGCGCGGGCAAGTCGACCGTGCTGAAGACGATCGCGACCGCAGCGGGGATGCGACCGGATCTCGGCAGCACCCAGGTGTACGGACTCGACTTCGCCTCGGGTGCGCTCGGGGTGCTGGAACGGCTGCCGCACGTGGGATCGATCATCGATGGTGACGACGGCGAGCGCCTGCAGCGTCTGCTGCGCACACTCGACTCCGAGCTGAGCCGCCGCTCCGATGCCTTCTCGGCCGCGAACGCCGCGAACCTGAGCGAGTACCGCGACCTGGTGGACCCGTCGATGCCGCGGATCATCCTGCTCATCGACAACTTTCCCGAGTTCAAGAAAGAGTGGGAGATCTCCTCCGCGAGGGCCCCGTTCTACCGCATGTTCATGCGGATACTCGGTGAGGGCCGCCCGCTCGGTGTGCATGCGGTGCTCACGGCCGACCGGGGCGGTGCCGTCCCCACCGCCGTGGTCTCCAACATCTCCCGCCGGGTGATCCTGCGCCTGGCGGACCCGAACCAGTACTTCATGCTCGGGGCGCCCAAGGATGTCCTCGACGACCAGTCACCTCCGGGGCGGGCGGTCGTGGACAAGAACGAGGTCCAGACCGCCGTGCTCGGTGGCTCGACGAATGTGGCCGAGCAGACGAAGGTGCTCGATGAACTTGCCGAGCAGCTGCGTGAGAGGGGCATGCCGGAGGCGCCGCAGATCAGGTCGCTGCCGAGGCGCCTGAGCATCGAGGACCTGCCGGACCGCGTGGACGGGTTGCCGGTGGTGGGCATCGCCGACGACACCCTCTCTCCGCGCGGGTTCGACCCGATCGGCTCGTTCACGATCACCGGTCCGCCGCAGTCGGGCAAGACCAACGCGCTACGCGCCTTCGTGACGGCGGTGGAACGGTTCGATCCGGACGTCAAGCTGTTCCACTTCGGCAGCAGGCGCGCCCAGCTCACCGAGTTCCGGGACTGGGTGCGTAGCGCCACCCGTCCCGACGACGAGAAGGAGCTTGCGACCGAACTCACTGAGATCCTCGCGGACGAGAGCGTCCCGGGGAGGATCATGATCGTCGTCGAGGACGTTCCGCACCTGGCCGACGGTCCGGCGGACCGTGCCGTGCGCGCCATGCTGCAGGCGTTGAACAATAGCGATCACCTGCTGGTCGGCGAGGCCGACGTCTCGAGGGCGGGTGGTGGTTCCGGCGTGCTGGGCGAGTGGAAGTCGCCCCGCCAGGGGATCGCGCTCAAGCCCGATACCTACGATGGCGACACGCTGTTCAAGGTGCCGTTCGGGCGCGTCAAACGCACCGACTTCCCGGACGGGCGAGGGATCTTCGTCCAGGCCGGCCGCGCGGTGACCATGCACCTGCCGCTCGTGGACGGTGACGGACGCCGTCGGGAACCTCTGCCGGACACCGAGCGGGCCGTGCAGGGTTTGTGA